The genomic stretch GGGTGCAGATGATGAGGTGGTTACTCGCAATGCACAGGCAGGGGAGACTGGCAATATTCTAGATCTCCTGAAGAGTAAGTCGATGTCTATGCGCTCGATCGACTTAGATGTTCTGCACGAAGAAAATGCTGATCTCTATTGGGAGAAATCCGAGGATCATGACTTTGCGGTTCAACTGAATTTTGGGCAGCCACCTATTAATCACTTTTGCCGCGTGCTTGAAAAATGGATACAACATTTTTTAGGTGCTCAGGTACGTATTACCCCAATGCAGCAAATCACTGACCCAAAGTGGTCTTGGCATGTTGGCCTCGATGCTGCTGCATCCGATATCCTCAATAAGCTGTATAAAAAAGAGCCCGTAGATCCGGATGAGCTTGAGAGAGTGATCTGTTTATTCCGCCTCGACTTTATCGATGAGGCTGCTGTTACCCAATCGCAGGCTGGAAAACCAGTCTATATGGCGATTGCTATGAATGATGAAAAGCAACTCAAGCTGAAACCGCAAAACCTGCTCTTCAATTTGCCCTTAGCTAAAGCTTCCTAGTTTCTTGCGATTGGCGCTAAGCCAAATCAAAGCACCTGCTGTGACGGCAACTGGAAGTAGTGAGCCCCAGTTCAAAATATTCCAGCCCTGCGAGGTAATGAGTGCGCCAGAGCCGAAAGAAGTAAAGGCCATGGTGCCAAATACAAAGAAGTTAATTGCCGCCTGAGCTTTGTCACGCTCTTCCGGGCGGTAAGCTGTCATCGCCAATGAGGTCGAACCCGTAAATAAAAAGTTCCAACCAACCCCCAATAAAAATAACGCAATTAAGAATTGATGTAAGTCGGTACCAGATAGTGCGATTGCTATGCACAAGAAATTGAGGATGACCCCAACGCCCATGATTTTGAGGGTGCCAAAGCGCTGAATGAGTGAGCCAGTAAAAAATCCGGGGGCAAACATCCCGATCACGTGCCACTCTAAAACCAGAGCAGTATCAGAGAAGGGTAGTCCACAAATTTGCATAGCGAGCGGAGTAGCTGCCATCAGGAGGTTCATGACGCCATAACCCAGGGAGGCACCAATCACCGCAACCATAAAGACTGGCTGCATCAGAATAGTCTTTAGATCTCTACCATCGGACAGCGAGTGCCGTGTCTTGAATTCTTCTGGAAAGTGGATGAACTGCATCACGATGATGCTAATCAAGCCAGCTATCGAAAGGGAGAGATATGCGCCTAAAAATGCAGTATCAAAGAAATCCTTGGTCCATGACGCAAGATTAGGCCCAATGACAGCGCCCAGGATTCCGCCGGCTAGCACCCAAGAGACCGCTTTATCTCTCTGGCTGACAACGGTCAGCTCGGCAGCAGCAAACCGATAGAGTTGCCCATTAGCGCTGTAATAGCCTGCAATAAAGGTGCCCAGCACCAAGAGCCAGAAAT from Polynucleobacter sp. AP-Jannik-300A-C4 encodes the following:
- a CDS encoding DUF6352 family protein; the encoded protein is MTHFWPHSAYQTLTVGSDNQLLVTDDFLRTYLLRPELNLVPESCDAERSLHQRLSESPRAVISDQEIAAMADPDIQVNYQVWLRYRAKLLAASSLENFYMSLFKGEGVDVPPLFIAQLAQIFIHHILGQDCHPLDARMGEIFFRTQKITVLEDGVVMGADDEVVTRNAQAGETGNILDLLKSKSMSMRSIDLDVLHEENADLYWEKSEDHDFAVQLNFGQPPINHFCRVLEKWIQHFLGAQVRITPMQQITDPKWSWHVGLDAAASDILNKLYKKEPVDPDELERVICLFRLDFIDEAAVTQSQAGKPVYMAIAMNDEKQLKLKPQNLLFNLPLAKAS
- a CDS encoding MFS transporter, whose protein sequence is MTNKYTLLNKNLVLLILCQGLFLTNNVTFIAINGLVGLSLSPVAWMATLPVMGYVVGGAFSTSIVAKTQNYFGRKISFQLGLLVAVLSALLCAYAAISKNFWLLVLGTFIAGYYSANGQLYRFAAAELTVVSQRDKAVSWVLAGGILGAVIGPNLASWTKDFFDTAFLGAYLSLSIAGLISIIVMQFIHFPEEFKTRHSLSDGRDLKTILMQPVFMVAVIGASLGYGVMNLLMAATPLAMQICGLPFSDTALVLEWHVIGMFAPGFFTGSLIQRFGTLKIMGVGVILNFLCIAIALSGTDLHQFLIALFLLGVGWNFLFTGSTSLAMTAYRPEERDKAQAAINFFVFGTMAFTSFGSGALITSQGWNILNWGSLLPVAVTAGALIWLSANRKKLGSFS